The following is a genomic window from Spirochaetota bacterium.
TTGAAGAACGCCAACGAAGACGACCTGCTCTATATCATGAAGACCACGGTCGGGTACCCGCTGAAGGCCCTGGAAATCCGCGAGGACATCAAGAAGATATTCAAGAAAGGCAATTTTGAAAGCATTGTCGTAGAGGTCGAGGAATACATGGACGGCGTCCGCCTCAGGTTCGTCTGCAAGGAGCGCCCGGTCGTCAAGGAGATACGGTTCAAGGGGATCGACAAGGTGTCCGAGTCCGACCTGACAACGGCCATCCCTATCAAGGAGGGATCGACCATACGGAAGGATTACCTCGAGAAGAGCGTCGCGGCCATCAAGAAGAAATACGAGGACGAGGGGCTCTTCAATTCCGTCGTACGCTACGAGGTCAAGCCGGCGCGCGGCGGCGACGACAGCAGCGTCGTGGTCAAGTTCATCATCGACGAGGGGGAAGAGATTAAGGTCAGGAAGCTGACTGTCCTCGGTCCCAAGGCCCTGAACATGAAAGAGCTTCTCGCGGTCATGGAAACATCGGAAAAGAGCCTCTTCAAGGACGGCGATTTCAAGCGGGACGTGTGGGAGCAGGACAAGGCCAAACTCCTGGCCTATTACCGCCAGTACGGCTATCTCGACGCCCAGATACTCGAGGAGAGCGTCGAGTACGAGTGGGTGAACCCCGAGAAGAAGGACACGCGGGGCATCTTTATCACCCTCAAGATCGGCGAGGGCGACATCTATTATTTTGACAGGTACACGGTGCAGATCCAGGGCAAGCCGGGAGAGACGGTCTTTACGTCCAAGGAGCTCATGAAGGATTTCGAGCAGACCAGGAGCGGCGCCGTGTTCAACGACACCACGTTCCAGATGGACCGGCAGACCATCAGCTTCAAGTATGCGTCCCGGGGATACATCTTCGCCCGGGTGGTCCCGAACCGGACCGTGACGGAGCGCGAAGTGGTCGTGAAGGGCAAAAAGGTCAAGCGCAAGTTCGTGGCCGTCGACTTCTCCATCGAGGAGGGGAGCCAGGCCTACGTTGACATGATCATCATCAAGGGGAATAAGAAGACCAAGGACAAGGTCATCCGGCGCGAGCTGATCATCAGGGAGGGCGACCTCTTCGATTCGCGGAAGCTGCAGCTGTCGCGCGAAAAGGTCTATAACCTGGGGTTCTTCAAGCAGGTCAATATCGACGTGCGGCCGGGGAGCCGCGAGGGATACATGAACCTGATAGTCGATGTGGAGGAGCAGCCCACCGGGACCATTTCCCTGGGAGGCGGGTACGGCACGACATCGGGGTTCTCCATCTTCGCGGACGTGGCTGAAAACAACCTCCTGGGCAACGGCCAGCGGGTGGGTGTGAGGTTCGAGTACGGGCCCGAGCGCACCTCCATAACCCTCTCCTTCGCGGAACGGTGGCTCTTCAACCAGCCCATCGGCCTGAACACATCCATTTTCTACAACCTCTATAACGTGAAGTCGACCCAGACGGTGTTCACCAGCATCGACAACGAGGCGAGCTACAAGCGCGAAGCCGTCGGCTACGCCCTGGGCTTGAGCTACCGGTTCCTGAATCATTACACGATCGGCACCAGCTGGGCCCACGCGTTAACCAGGGTCAAGGACCCGACCGGCAACAGCTCGGAAGAGGTCTTCTATTCGCAGAGGCTGGGATTCCAGGAGAAGAGGAGCATCACCGTCTTCCTGGCCCATGACTCGCGGGATAATTATTTGAATCCGACGAAGGGGTTCAACATCGACCTCTCGGCGAACTTCACCGGCGGCAACGTCCTCGGCGGCTCTGACCACTACATAAAGATTAACCCCGAGATATATTTCTATTTTTCGCCGTTCCATATCCCCTTCCTGAAGAGCCATCCCTGCGTCTTCGAGCTCAGGGCAAGCGGCTCCTTTATCGTGAGACCCATGGGCTGGGGCCAGGTCGACAGAAGACAGCCGAGGCACTCGAATTTCTATTATATGAGCAATGGAACGGTCGATCTCCGCGACACGTGGCTTGAAACCGAGGACCGCCTTAGCATCGGCGGGCCCGAAACGCTGCGCGGCTGGGACTACTATGACAAGAGATTTCCGGAATCGTGGCAGAATGTGGGCCTCTTCCACCGCATCCTCTACGGCGCCGAGTTCCGCGTTCCCATTCACCCGCAGATGCTCTGGTTCGCCGTCTTTTTCGACGCCGGGTCCCTCTGGTCCGATCCCTTCTGGGAGCAGCAGCTGTCGGTGGATAACCAGAAGATCGTGTACCAGGACCTCTATACGAAAGAACTGCACCATATCCAGAATTTCGGGAAAATCAATCTCCTGAGCTATTTCAGGTATTCCTACGGCTTCGGGTTCAGGGTCCAGATACCGATGATGCCGCTGCGTTTCTGGTTCGGCAGGAAGCTTATTTACAGCGGCGGGAGCTTCAAGAGCGTCGGCGGCCTTACCTTCCAGTTCGCCATAGGCGACATGAGGTTCTGATGCGTTACGCCGCGGTCATGGTCGCCGCCGCGGTAGCGGTCTTTTCTTCCTGCTCATACTTCAAGAAGAAGGGCGACATCGGTCCGCCCCCGGTCGTGCGCTACATGAGCCTGAAGGCGGTCTATTCCTACGCCCTCGGCAAAAACCGTGACGCCCTGTACGTGAAGAAAAAACTGGACCAGAAGCTGGCCCGGATGAAGGAGATCGAGCGCGACCTGAATGAGCCCTCCGGCGACCATGTCGCCATCCTGGATGAATACCGGGCCCTCGCGGCTGACCTTGCAGCGCTCAGGGGGAAAAGCAGGTATTACAAGGGGATACTCCTGACCCAGATCGACCGGGCCGTGAAGAACGTCGCGAAAAAAAAAGAGATAGATTTTATCATCAATATAGGCGATGAGCTGATCTATGCCAGAAAAGAATACGATGTCACGGAGGATGTCATCCTTGAAATCACGAGACTCGATGAGCGCAGGGCTCCGGAAGCGCGGTAATGCGGGCGGTCCGGGCCTTCGATTGATGGGCGGTATGCTGCTGCCGGTCTTCGCGATGCTGTCAATCGTGGCGGCGCCCGCCTGCGCCGGCAAGGAAGATCTTGTCAGAAAGGCCTTTTCCACCTTTAAGGGCGGTTACGTCATATTCGTGAGCAAAAAGAACTTCAGGCTGGAAGTGTACGACAGGCGCATGGCGGTCGTCGCCGCCTATACCGTCGGTTACGGCTCCAATCCCGACATGAAGCGGAAAGTCTATGAGGGCGACAACAGGACTCCGGAGGGAGTCTACGCGGTAAACGAGATTTTGAGCATGGACGCGGACCCGAAATCGCCGTCCTACCGCGTGCTGCGGGACATGAATAAAAAGTACTTCCGCGCAAAGGAAGGGCACCCCAGGTTCGGGGAGCCGGATGTCGACCTGGGAGACAACGCCTATGGTCCCCGCTATTACGGCATAGATTATCCCAACAGGGAGGACCGCAAGCGGTACCGCGCGGCCCTGCACAAAGGCGCCGTACCGGCCGTCAAGGGTAAAAGGGCGGGGATCGGGTACGGCATCGCCATACACGGCAATAACGATGAGAACGCCATCGGGCACCTGTCGTCGAACGGCTGCGTCAGGATGTTCAACCGGGACGCGGTGGAGCTGGAGCAGTATATCCAATTGGGAACGCCGGTCATTATTCTGGCGGAATAACGGGATACCCTCGCAGGAGCGCGGCATGCCGCGCCCATACATCAATTTTTTCTGTTGACATTATTCCGGCTGCTGATGAATACTGTCGCTGAATTTTTTTAGGGAGGACCATAGTGTTACAATTAACAGGCATAGCATACGCCGCATCCGAAGGCGCGGCCCAGGGAGGACAGGGGATGCAATCGGCGTTGGGCAATTACAGCTTCATCATTCTCATGGTGGCGACCATCGCCATCTTTTATTTTCTCCTGATCCGTCCGCAGAAAAAAAAGGAAAAGGAGCGGATGGAAATGATTACCGCCCTCAAGAAAGGGGACAGGGTTATCACGGCCGGAGGGATGTATGGAATCATTGACAGCTTCAAGGAAGGAGATATCGTGGTGCTTAAGATATCCGGCAATACCAAGGTCGAATTCCTGAAGAGCGCCATACAGAACAAAATTCCATAAAATATTAAAGAAGACTAACTGCCATGAAAAAAAACCTGCCGTATCTTCTGCTGATTATATCGATACCGGTCTGCCTGTTCGTCGGCGCCATGGCGCAGGAGAGCGCAGGCGACCCGTCCGGCAAGGAATCAACTTCCATTGAAAAGCGCGATGGCGCCAGGACCGATTCGGCATCGGAAAAGGATGCGAAAATCCAGGGAAAAGAGGGGACTGCCGCTGCCGATAAAAAAGCAGCCGCCGATAATCTGAAAAAAGGGGCAGCCAAAAAAGCGGCCGCGAAAAAAAAGGAAGCAAAAAAACAGCCCGACAAGAAGCCGGAAGAAAAGAAAAAAGAGGCGGTCAGGAAAGAAGAGCCAAAGGAAGATATCCCGGAGGGAAACATTGACCGGGAGAGCGGCGACAGCCTCCTCATGATCGATCATGAAGGGATTAAGTACAACCGGATCCCGGACATCACCATCAAGGCGGAAGAGCCCGGCCAGGACCTGGTGAGGATCCCCGATGATAAGATAACGGCGAAGGAAAAGGAAAAGCCGAAGGGGGGCGGTATTTTCGGGGCCAAGACCGATACGATCGCCCGCTGGGGCCTGTTGATTTTCCTTTTTGTGATTTTCATAATTTACAAGGCAAGAGCAAAGAAATCCCGAAGAAAGGGCTCTCGGATAATAACTAAACGATAAACAGATTCAGGGGACTTGCATGACCAGGGGAATGGTATATAAACTGATATTTATCCTGCTGATAATCGCTTTTTCGATCGTGCTGATTTTGCCGACGGTGGGCGAGAACACGATGCGGATATTGATGAGCGGCGACGCCACGGCTGAACAGATCGGGGCGGTCAAAAAGAAGTTTCCGCCGGAATCCTATGTTCTCACCCAAAAAGAGAATACCATTACGGTAACGGGCAGGAACCTCAACGACGCGGTCATGAACGACGTGAGGACCTTCCCGGGCGTCAGGAACGCCGTGATCCGGAAACACTGGGCCGAAGACGCGGTCCTGGCGAAAAAGGTGAATCTTGGTCTTGACCTCCAGGGCGGGATGCACCTGGTGCTCCAGGCCGATTTCGCGAAGATCGAAAGCAAGTCCGTCGACAAAAAGAAGCTTACCGAAAAAGAAAAAACCGAAATGACCCAGCAGGCCCTCGAGCTGATCCGGAACCGGATCGACAAGTTCGGCGTTGCCGAGCCATCGATTCGGCCGCGCGGCAATGAAGCGATCGAAATACAGCTTCCGGGTGTCAAGGACCCCCGTGCCGTCAAGAAGGCGATCGGAACCACGGGCCAGGTGGAGTACCGCCTGGTGGATGACGCCTATACGGCGAAGGCCGGGGAATGGCTCCGGCAGAATTACAAGGAGAAGGCGCTGCCTGAAGATGTCGAGCAGCAGGACAAGCTCCTGGCCGATATAACGGCGGGGATACAGCTTCCCAGGGATCTCGAGGTGCTGTACAACTGGGAACGCGTGAAGGACTCCAAAAAAATAATCCCCCAATACCCGGTTGTTTTGAAGAAAGAAGTGGCAATTGCCGGTACGGACATCAACAAGGCCTGGATCGGCAATGATGAATACGGCGGCCTCGCGGTCCATTTCACGACCACCGCCGAGGGCGCCACCAAGTTCGCCGACGTCACTTCGAAGAAGAACTGGGGCAAGAAGCTCGCCATCGTCATTGACGACAAGGTGCGGAGCGCGCCGCGGTTGAACGTGCAGATCACCAGCGGATCGGCCATGATCAACGGGAATTTCACCTACGAGGAAGTCAACACGCTGACCCGCATCATAAAAGAAGGGGCGCTGCCCGTCGACCTGAACATCATCGAGGAGCGCACCGTCGGTCCTTCCCTGGGGCAGGACTCCATCGAGGCCGGCGTCAAGGCGGCGATCCTCGGTTTTACCGGCATCCTGATCTTCATGATGCTGTATTATCGGTTGGCCGGTATAATCGCGGGCGCCGGCCTTGTGCTGAACGCCATATTCCAGATGGCTCTGCTCTCATGGCTCGGGTTCACCCTGACGCTGCCCGGCATTGCCGGTATCATCCTCACCGCCGGTATGGCGGTTGACGCGAACGTCCTCATCTATGAGCGCATGAAGGAGGAGCTGGCGAACGGGAAATCGGTGCGCATGGCCGTGAGCCTCGGTTTCGACCGGGCCTTCTGGGCCATCTTCGACGGTAACCTGACAACGCTCATTTCGGCCTTCGTGCTGGCGCAGTTCGGCACCGGCCCCATCAAGGGCTTCGCGGTTACCCTGACCATCGGTCTGATCGTCAGCATGTTCGTATCCCTGTATATCACGCGATTCGTTTACGAGCTGATATCATTGAACAAAAAAATCAAGCGGCTCAGCATTTAAGGGGGCTCATGTTGAAACAACGGACAATACCATTTCTTAAATATAGATATTTCGCCTACGGCCTGTCGATAACCCTGTTCGTGGTGTTCCTGGTGTGGGGCCTCATATCCAAGGGGCTGAACCTGGGCGTGGATTTCGTCGGCGGGCAGAAGATCATCGCCAGGTTCGAGAAGGGAGTCGACGAGGGGAAGATCAGGAAGGTCCTCGGCGCTTACAACCCGATGGTCCAGCAGATCGGCGAACTCGACAACCATGAATTCATCATCACGACCAAGCTCCAGGAAGATTCCGCCTTCATGTACGCCGAGAAGATGAGAAAAACGCTGGAGGAGAAATACCCGAAGGCCCGGCTGCAGAAGAGCGCCGCCGTATTCGTCGCCCTGAAGGGGGTGGA
Proteins encoded in this region:
- the bamA gene encoding outer membrane protein assembly factor BamA, with amino-acid sequence MRKISPIILSLFVLLATFQALYSQPSKYEGKMVKKILFQGLKNANEDDLLYIMKTTVGYPLKALEIREDIKKIFKKGNFESIVVEVEEYMDGVRLRFVCKERPVVKEIRFKGIDKVSESDLTTAIPIKEGSTIRKDYLEKSVAAIKKKYEDEGLFNSVVRYEVKPARGGDDSSVVVKFIIDEGEEIKVRKLTVLGPKALNMKELLAVMETSEKSLFKDGDFKRDVWEQDKAKLLAYYRQYGYLDAQILEESVEYEWVNPEKKDTRGIFITLKIGEGDIYYFDRYTVQIQGKPGETVFTSKELMKDFEQTRSGAVFNDTTFQMDRQTISFKYASRGYIFARVVPNRTVTEREVVVKGKKVKRKFVAVDFSIEEGSQAYVDMIIIKGNKKTKDKVIRRELIIREGDLFDSRKLQLSREKVYNLGFFKQVNIDVRPGSREGYMNLIVDVEEQPTGTISLGGGYGTTSGFSIFADVAENNLLGNGQRVGVRFEYGPERTSITLSFAERWLFNQPIGLNTSIFYNLYNVKSTQTVFTSIDNEASYKREAVGYALGLSYRFLNHYTIGTSWAHALTRVKDPTGNSSEEVFYSQRLGFQEKRSITVFLAHDSRDNYLNPTKGFNIDLSANFTGGNVLGGSDHYIKINPEIYFYFSPFHIPFLKSHPCVFELRASGSFIVRPMGWGQVDRRQPRHSNFYYMSNGTVDLRDTWLETEDRLSIGGPETLRGWDYYDKRFPESWQNVGLFHRILYGAEFRVPIHPQMLWFAVFFDAGSLWSDPFWEQQLSVDNQKIVYQDLYTKELHHIQNFGKINLLSYFRYSYGFGFRVQIPMMPLRFWFGRKLIYSGGSFKSVGGLTFQFAIGDMRF
- a CDS encoding OmpH family outer membrane protein, producing the protein MRYAAVMVAAAVAVFSSCSYFKKKGDIGPPPVVRYMSLKAVYSYALGKNRDALYVKKKLDQKLARMKEIERDLNEPSGDHVAILDEYRALAADLAALRGKSRYYKGILLTQIDRAVKNVAKKKEIDFIINIGDELIYARKEYDVTEDVILEITRLDERRAPEAR
- a CDS encoding L,D-transpeptidase, which translates into the protein MKSRDSMSAGLRKRGNAGGPGLRLMGGMLLPVFAMLSIVAAPACAGKEDLVRKAFSTFKGGYVIFVSKKNFRLEVYDRRMAVVAAYTVGYGSNPDMKRKVYEGDNRTPEGVYAVNEILSMDADPKSPSYRVLRDMNKKYFRAKEGHPRFGEPDVDLGDNAYGPRYYGIDYPNREDRKRYRAALHKGAVPAVKGKRAGIGYGIAIHGNNDENAIGHLSSNGCVRMFNRDAVELEQYIQLGTPVIILAE
- the yajC gene encoding preprotein translocase subunit YajC, which codes for MQSALGNYSFIILMVATIAIFYFLLIRPQKKKEKERMEMITALKKGDRVITAGGMYGIIDSFKEGDIVVLKISGNTKVEFLKSAIQNKIP
- the secD gene encoding protein translocase subunit SecD, which produces MTRGMVYKLIFILLIIAFSIVLILPTVGENTMRILMSGDATAEQIGAVKKKFPPESYVLTQKENTITVTGRNLNDAVMNDVRTFPGVRNAVIRKHWAEDAVLAKKVNLGLDLQGGMHLVLQADFAKIESKSVDKKKLTEKEKTEMTQQALELIRNRIDKFGVAEPSIRPRGNEAIEIQLPGVKDPRAVKKAIGTTGQVEYRLVDDAYTAKAGEWLRQNYKEKALPEDVEQQDKLLADITAGIQLPRDLEVLYNWERVKDSKKIIPQYPVVLKKEVAIAGTDINKAWIGNDEYGGLAVHFTTTAEGATKFADVTSKKNWGKKLAIVIDDKVRSAPRLNVQITSGSAMINGNFTYEEVNTLTRIIKEGALPVDLNIIEERTVGPSLGQDSIEAGVKAAILGFTGILIFMMLYYRLAGIIAGAGLVLNAIFQMALLSWLGFTLTLPGIAGIILTAGMAVDANVLIYERMKEELANGKSVRMAVSLGFDRAFWAIFDGNLTTLISAFVLAQFGTGPIKGFAVTLTIGLIVSMFVSLYITRFVYELISLNKKIKRLSI